CTAATACTAGCCATGTTTTGCAATTCTTCTAGATACCCCTTAGCACTGTCACTAGCAACTTGAGGGTAAATGCAGCTTAAAGCACGCACAACAAAAGTGATACTGGGGTTTGACATACTAACCACTGATAGGGGCAAAGGGGCATCAGTGTTTTCATTGCAGAGTTATAGGTAAACTCTATGATAGCATGACGATGAAACTCACAGTCTGGGTCATCAATGAGAAGATTTCGACTAATGCTGCCATATCTCAGCAGAAATGACTCTAATTCTGCGTCTGACTCAGTCAGCGTTAAACCACCAACAATTACTGCGTTTGCAATGTTTACCTTCTCTGTCTTTATGATATCCATGATGTTAAAATGCTCTAGTGAACTCAGCTGCTATAATCAGTCACTATTGTTGCAATCTCtctcctggctggctcgccaCTTTTTGTCTGTAACCCGTGACACCCAAATTTTGTATAACTTTATCAATGGACCAGTAATTTCAGAAGTGTAGATTCGTCCTAAGAGAGAATTTGCaacagcagtgaacacacagacacaagatTTAAGGTAAGAATTGAaggaaatttgtattttaacaatgagcaaaacaaaaataaaaataaaataagcaacctttacaaattaaacagaataaatgtaGAATCAGTCATTCAAAGACGAGTATGTTCAACCTTGATGTTCTTTCAACAGGATTGTTCAAAGGGTCCGATTCTTGGGCGGCTCGCCAGTCCAACTTTTCCGTTACACACAGTTGAGACGATTCACACTCCAGGAAGGGTTCACACTTCACTCGATTCGCAGATAAGCGGACTGTATTCTGTGGCTGAACATCAGCAAGACATCACACAGAACAAAcccaagaagaaagaaaaaaaaacccggCCTTGAAAacacaaggcaaaaaaaaaaaaattagcactttacaatgtatgcattatttcagttgacattttttcttttaaataaacaaccatTTATATCAATTTACATGCCTCTGTGTACTAAACCTCTTTGTGTCACTTATTTggcattctctttttttttagcaaaagcaTTTCAATCAATTGGACAGTTAtcttgtttaatgaaaaaaacgtTAATGTTGGAATTTCTACCGAATTACCATTATTTTTGTCTCCATTTTAATCTTATGTCTCATTCCATCATTTttaccaacaaaataaatggttcatttatgaaacaaaaaaactttaaacaatatcataatgaaaataacactgaataacTGAAAATCATATCAACTCACCAAGGAAACTCAGTCTAATGTACATATAAGGAAGGAAAATCCTGATGGTAACTGGTTGAAGATGCACTCTCAACCGTGCTCGCTTTTCTCTCAATCGTCTGATAGAAATAAACGTATACACgacacattttatgttaatattatgcTAACGCTAAAATCGCGTCATTAACAGGCGTTTAGAAGATGAATCAAAATGTTTCTACGGGTTACACAAGTACGTGGTTTTTTTATCTCACTCATGCATAAtgatatacaaatgttttacgTACTTTTACATCTCTTGTACTCACTTAAGAAGCACTAAATCTCCGGAGCAGTAATGGACGTCTGCTCGGCTCAAGTTCACggagaaaagaaagatccaGAACACTATGCGTTGCAAACCTGCCGCGATCGCGTACGACGTATTGACGTCATGCAAAAAGCGATTTCATTGGACGCCACTATCCTAATCctgcatattttacttttatttttttttttcataaatagttAATGTAATTaggcatatattttattctggcagtgttttctttttttttttttttacttcacattGATCATATAGTTTGCTGTTTGTTCTATGATTCTGCCTCTGCTACTACTCACTAGTAAGCTGGGTTACAAAAGCAATGTATCAACCTTGTATCAATGACTCAGGATGCTGCTGATTGTGCAGAAATGCTTCTTTAAATgggagagttcacccaaaaatgaatattctgtcataatttctcATCCTCATGTCGTTGTAAGACCTTTGTATATCTTCAGAACACACTTCTTTGGTTTAATCAAATCTGATACGTGCCCAGCAATAGTCCATGTCACTTCAGGGGTTCAACTGCTGTCGCtgtaagaatactttttgtgtgcaaagaaaacaaaaataatgacattattcaACATCTCCTTCCCATCTTTAAAAAACGCTGTAAATTAAATAGTTCTTTTCCGGTGCACAACCCTGCATCATTTACATGAAGCACAAGCAAGTGTGTGCGGTGAAATAATTTTTCCACAATGTGCGTTTACAAATCCTTGGGAACAAAAATTATTCTTAGttatacaataattattacAGACTGAGTTATAGACTCCTCTTCTTGACCCTGGTGATGTTGTGTGGGCAGGGCGTTTTGGGTCCTTATCTTATACTTTGTCAAACAATGTTTCAAAAAATCTTGGATGAACTGCTTGTAATCCTGAATGAAGTTCTTCATATTTTCTGATGTCAGTCTTGTGGAGTGATGTGTGAACGTACAGTTGTCATCCGGCTGTAAATCACATAcatcacattatttaaaatcattctaTGATGAACAACTGCATTGTCTTTAAGACACGTAACTCTTTCTATGATTGCACGATTAACAAGAATTCATGGTGAGGTCAAGGGTGAAACACAGCCAAATAATAGAAAACAAACATCTTACCTGGTTTATGAAGGGCCTCAGGTTGTCATAAATGTTGGCTAACTGGTTTCTGGGAACTACACTTTTAAGTGACATCAGAAAGCCTTTCAGGTGTTTTGCAAACGAGACCTTGCAATCGCACTGTGGATAAAAAACAGTCTCCATAAGAATACATTCatgcaatttattataatatctaAAGCAGAGGTTTCAGTGACACAAAAAACTCACCGCATTCTCTATATCTCGTGGTGTTTGGATATCTACTGATATATCGTGCACCTAGAAATTAAAACAGTCAGTTGATACCAGAGAAAGCATGCAGCACATCAACCCTTATTAGTCCGTATTTGTAGCCAACGACGTTTAAATAATGCCATTTAACTATGTTTAAGAACTAAATGAAGCACGGCCGGTATGACAAGATATActcatcatttacttacatCGAAGTCCTGCTTCTCAAGTGAGTTGAGCCTTTTCTTAATTTCGGTGAAGGTTTTTTTGGTCCTGTCTGAGTTTGCAGAGCTTAGAAGAGCAAGCAGTGTGACGAGAAGACTTAGCAGTTTCATGTTCTTGTTCGCAGGGATGCTTTCTAGAGATAATGATCTCATTCTGCACTCTAACCCTTTTATACGTATAAGGCAGGAAACTAATACCACATACGCTTACACCTAAAATATAGCCGTGATGTAAACCAAACATGCAAAAGAGAAACCAACACCGAACAGCGTAAAATGCCCCACTTTTTATTACGCAATAAAAGAACACGTGCATTTACTACAACAAAGAAGAGCAAAAGACAGTGAGGGTTACAAACAAAGCATACTACGTTAGCTTATAAGACTTACACCAAGAAAGAGTCTTAGTAAAGCATGCTTCCTATGAAGAGCGCGTTCCAAGGCCGCTTGCGTCATCGCGGTGCGACGAAGGCTGTCGTCATTCGAAAGCGACGTCAAACGGGGTTCGCGTggaattttgtcatttttgatacTTTTGTGGTTTACAGCAGtatctaaaatgttatttatagatATTCGTGCATTGTTAACACTCTCAATACATTCAATacaattcaaatacaaaaccaTTAAACAATTTCATAGCAACACGCCTCTACAAGTGTACAACTcttaaaagctttttgtttctttgagggcaatatggaaaaaaatattaagctcacttcatttttaaatgctataaaacGTACATTTAAGGATATGAAATCTggcccattaaaaaaaaaaagaaagaactggTAGTGTTTATCTCTAGGGTTTTCTATAACGCCTAAAAAGATCTTTCCACAGTAAAGTAACATTTTCGTCAACTTTTAAAATCAAGTACACTTCGCCTCCCTCATTCACATTTCTTCACATTACGACAacagtgatatatttttatttaactgtttggTCTGACCCATCTCAAATGACATTTCACGTTATATTTATGTAAGTTTATGTAATCGTGCACGTCTCACTTACCGTGTTGAGTgatatattcatgtaaatgttattataaataatacctTACATAACCAAACCAACAAATCGTGTCGGTGTATGTCAAGCTTTACTAACACATACATAATAGATTTATATATCCTGCAGCTAAGAGTCTAAAAGACAAGGCTGCGTTAAATgatttcaagttattttttaattttttggtgacACTGAAGACCTGAGCAATCATGCTGTGTATCTTGTGTTTATATCTCGAAAAgtgcatgtttataaaatgttatacttATTTTCTCATACGCTGTGCATGCATACTTTTATTCCAGTTCAGTTactaaatttacttaaaaatacaattacaacttaaaataaataaataaataaaatcctatTTCAATGTTcattcaacaacaaaataaaccgCCTTCTTTATTTATGCAGTATCATAATTTATGCAAGGCTTTTCTCATCCAAGACTTAATACCAAAACTGACGTGTGATTACTAATGAGGTGAATGcgattaaattcaaattttgaaATCACTTGACAGCCCTAAATAACATCACGCAACGTAAATAAAAGTGAGAACGGGACTTTTAAACATTACCTGGTAGCTGTGTGTACACACTGACAAACACACAAGTGGTCTGTTGTTGCcatatatgttacatttattaaaagttacTCGACAAGTGTAAAACATACAAATCACAAACAACACATGGTGAAGCACTAACCCATACAGAAGtcttcaataaaaataaaaagatcaatGAACCGTCTACTGCTACATTTGGCATCATAACTTATTCTGTTATTCACACTGATTGATTAGGCGCATTACATATTCAGGTGTGCTTCAACGCTGAATCAGTTTATATCGATCTGCTAGGAATCTAAGCTAACCTTTTACATAATAAGAGCATTTTGGTCCGTTTGGTGACGGTCACGTTAAACAAGCCAACGCGTTTctgaataaactttttttaatatgcttttggCTTGGCGAGGACCCCGCAGTCGCTCGCGTTTCTATCTCAAAAGTGCACGTTTATAACGTTTAACGCCGCTCTTCTCGTGCACTGTATATACACACTCTTGTTCTAGTTCACAACGTTACTAGATTTACTcacaaagtaaaattaaaactttccCACAAAtcaagagaaaaacaaaccGCGACTGGgctttttttacaaaaaacggATTCTCGGATGGTGTCACTTCTAAGTTGAGCACATGCACATGAAAGTAGTTTGTAAATGCATAACGACTGTACGACTGAATTAAGCGCTGATTAAACGGTCGGAGGGACTCGAAAAAAAACGCAATTAGTTGCATTATGCAAACAACTGAGAAGTGCGAGGGCGTCTGAAGCAGATGTGTTCTTTGCACTGTTGTCGTTTATGTCCtgaacattcaaaacaaaaaaaaaagctgtaggCGTCTCTCTTTGACTTTGCCGTTTTGTTCATTTCGCAATAATCCTGAGATTTTAATCTATTCGCAAAatcaagagagagaaaacactcGACCGCCGTGTTAATATCACGTCCACAATCATTTACATCACTGATAGGTTGTCTTTTAATTGATTTTCCCCTAAAGCAATGTACACACctcatctaaaataataaaaaaaaaacaggaagtaACTTCTTGTGATTTACCTAATAGATAAAAAGGACTCGGGTTCGAGGAAGGGTGGACATGGAATGATCCGCCATGTTGCGAACTCTGGAATAGTTAACAAATCCCCGGAAGAACAGCAGGAATCCTGGTGTGATAAAAATCGCATAccagttataataatatattcattttcaacaacaacaaaaaaaaaaaaaaagataagtaatgatataaaataatactaacaaTAAAGGAATAAtgttaaagtttatatatatataatatgtgtgtgtgtgtctgtgtatgtgtatgtatatgtatatgtatatataaaattatatttggaaaaatgggtgccgtcaaaatgatcacaatcacaataatccacaccactccatcagttaatgtcttgttaAATTcatcaattaaacattttaactttaaaccatcgcttctggccaaaatatgagtccataattcaccgcttcctccagtgaaataATGTATTACTCGTCtcacataaattttttttttttagagccgTTTTGTCTTGTAAACTATTATTATACGCGCGTATTACTCCCCATATTCAGAAGAGACGAGTTTTCACTGATAATGCGGccaaaataaaacgtttaacACTCAGCTTTTCCAGCACTGTAGTGATGATTATATcatcttattctgacggcacccattcactgcagagcatccgttaaTGAGACAGCGATGGAATAACAAACTTGTCTACTTCATGAATGATGGTCgtcataacattttcattttagaaaaaaaccaAACTACTGCTTTAACAAtttataatgacttttttttgacatatatttatactaatgtgcaaaaacacacactcacctacAACAAGGAAAACCCACCACAGCCAGTACTGACCATCAAAATATCCAGGGAAGTAGGTAGAAAACTGTTTAAATCACAGACAGAAAGGAGTGAGTGTTGAGCGCCAACCAAATAATATGAAATCATACGTGatataaaacgttttttgaAACACATGACGcgatataaacaatattaacgTAACGTGGAACGCGTCATACCCTGACAATCAGGACCCATTTGACCAGGGACAGTCCAAACCCAGAAATGGCCCCGTAGCGTCCGGCGGCAGACGTGGTCAGGCAGAAGGACAGGAAGAAGCCAATCCAGTTAAAGAGGAACGCCACTGATGACGCAAAGAAATTAAGATATATTAACATATCTGATGAAGGCCCGATAAGAGACGAATAAACATGAcacaccagtaggtggcggcaAATCCCCGTCTTAATGAGCGATTCATTGAATCGCTCTTCCAAACGATTCGTTTAGCAACGGAGCAAGTGACTGCCTTCACAATTAAATGTTAAGCGTTTCTCCGAGACGCAGAAATGTTCTGCCCTAGCTTTGACCGAAACTGTTTTCGTAGTCGAAGCAGAAAACATGCCTAAAAATGTCACTGGTGTATAAAAGTTGCATTACAttgcaaaatgcaaatatttagaaaacCAATACTTGAGTGAGATTACCTAAACATAAAgacaaaaccatttttattttattttttttattctaaccTGCCATGCCACCAGCGCACTTTATGATTTGAGCtaataaactgttaaaagaaCAATTAGGATATTATTGCACACAATAAATAGCACGCATAGGATGTAGACATGGTTTAGATTAAGCCTATTCGTTCATTTTGAGTCATTATGAACGCGCCTTaggaaaaagcattactggtgtgcgtgtcaagacaaaacaaaggcactgacgtGTTTTAAGATCACTCGAAGCGGctcagatttagattttaagcttcgtctgtgaaaccgggggtaGGTTTTAACAAAccgaaggaaaaaaaagacacagcaACTGTTCCGCATCAAAGTACTGCGAGCTCTTACTGAAAAACGTGAGCATGAAAATCCCATCGTTGCCGACACGCAGTTGATCCGTATCATCAAAGCTGTCTCTGGCAATGAAGTCCTCGTCCTGTGTTAGAGAAACAAGCACGGAGGAGTCAAAAGAGTGCTTGAATAACTAACTACCTCTGAAACGAGCACAAGCGCTCACCCTGTCGGTGACTAGAGGAACGGTGGCCTCTGCTTTGCTCCTCTCAGCCTCGTCGTAGGACGGCAGTGACGTGGCTACGTTGTACGACGGGGGTTTGGGGTAAACCTCATCCTCTTTGTACTCAAAGAAAGCTACAGCAAACAGAGTAAAGTGCTTAGGAATAAGGAGAGGCTCAGCAGTTCATTCTggcgtgcgcacacacacacacacacacacacacacacacacacacacacacacacacacacacacacacacacacacacacacacacgcacgcacgcacgcacacacacacgcacgcacacacacgcacgcacacacacacacacacagacgcacgcacacacgcagaCGCACGCAGacatacacagatacacacacacacacacacacacagacatacacagatacacacacacacacacacagacatacacagatacacacacacacacacgcacgcacacacacacacacacacacacgcacgcacacacgcagacgcacgcacacacgcagacgcacgcacgcacacacgcacacgcacgcagacatacacagatacacacacacacacacacacacagacatacacagacagacacagacacacacacacacacagacacacacacacagacacagacacacacactacctGCGTTACTTGCTGCGATGCTGCTGTACGGTGGAGGAGCGTCCGCGGCTTGCTGAAACACCTCTGCTGACTCCTCCACGTTATTCAGctacacaacacaacaaaaacaaagctgctGATATCATATTACTCTCAATATAAGATGAAAGTAACGTTTTGACGTACGCATACATACGaacaaagttttagttttaataatttctaaaaCGACTGTATATGTAGGTGCACTTGGCTTTTTGCAGACCAGTCAATCAGTCATGtgcttatatataaaacacacactgtgTATTAACACGATAACTgttatattatcaatattatacACTTctcttaattttatatatatatatatatatatatatatatatattttttttttttaaatatatatatatatatatatatatatatatatatatatatatatatatatatatatatatatatatatatatatatatatatgtgtgtgtgtgtgtgtgtgtatatatatatatatatatatatatatatatatatatatatatatatatatatatatatatatatatgtgtgtgtgtgtgtgtgtgtgtatgtatgtgagtgtattttcactataaaataaagataaaacttTAATATAGAACAAGCAACTATGATTCGGATGATCACTCGCTAATCTAAACAGGTTCACCTCTGTCTTCTTGTAAGTCATGAACTTGAGCACCGCTTTACACGAGTTTAAACATCACAGCAAACAACACCTGATCTGAACGACAACCTAGCATACCGATAATCCCTAATAAAGCACGGACTGTACTCTATTCACATTCTACACTTAATCATCGTGAGCTCTCGGTTTTTCCGGTTTGTTGTGACTGCTAATGCTAGCTGAAGGCCGCCGAAGGAGCGCTAACCAGCTAATTAATCCTTCCGACTTtatcctctctctctcgtcgAAACGTTACCGTTTAGAGTCTAAACAATAATTCTGAAAACCTATTCGACTCGATACATCATAAAGCCATCGACCTTAAAGAAAAAcgagcctttaaaaaaaacaaaaacaaatgagctAGATCATGTTTGTTACCTGCTGATACACGCTCCTCTGATCCGACATTCTTCCTCGTCGATCTCTTCACTCAGTCACTCATACGGTGATGATCACTGGTTTAACGTAACTTTAACTCGCCACTCGTTcgtcaattaaaaatattgtcgCGTGAAGTCAGATTGACAGTACGAGGCTAATCTATAGCCCGAACAATGGCGGCTGCTCATGCTCAGTCGCGTTCGGCGTCGGGCTCCGTCTCAAAGCCTAGCGCGCCGCCTAACTAGGCAGCACCCTAGCGCT
The genomic region above belongs to Puntigrus tetrazona isolate hp1 chromosome 14, ASM1883169v1, whole genome shotgun sequence and contains:
- the ndfip1 gene encoding NEDD4 family-interacting protein 1, whose translation is MSDQRSVYQQLNNVEESAEVFQQAADAPPPYSSIAASNAAFFEYKEDEVYPKPPSYNVATSLPSYDEAERSKAEATVPLVTDRDEDFIARDSFDDTDQLRVGNDGIFMLTFFMAFLFNWIGFFLSFCLTTSAAGRYGAISGFGLSLVKWVLIVRFSTYFPGYFDGQYWLWWVFLVVGFLLFFRGFVNYSRVRNMADHSMSTLPRTRVLFIY